Proteins from one Gimesia maris genomic window:
- a CDS encoding DUF1559 domain-containing protein → MFLTDYEKRHRGFTLIELLVVIAIIAILIALLLPAVQQAREAARRSSCKNNFKQVGLALHNYHDTFTAFPIGAGISGGCSGYSGAHLFSWGVRILPYLDQANIYNNLNFSGSTPFVPANFSSSTCLVPVQPFLCPSNPQPDVIVNKAGAFAGALPDGMGRTDMGGVADSISWKCNSGSGVRPTSVGNGVLFAISRVKMRDIIDGASNTLMVGEITGSLASSGLNGNSYTGYDVFDTSNGINSIDTVPGGGTFAFRPQGFSSFHVGGAHFVLGDGSVRFLSENIDQGTLSAITTRNGREVVGEF, encoded by the coding sequence ATGTTCCTGACTGATTACGAAAAACGACATCGTGGATTTACTTTGATCGAGCTACTGGTGGTCATTGCCATCATCGCGATCCTGATTGCCCTCCTGCTGCCAGCGGTCCAGCAGGCCCGTGAAGCAGCCCGTCGCTCCTCCTGTAAAAATAATTTCAAGCAGGTCGGCCTGGCTTTACACAACTACCACGACACGTTCACCGCCTTTCCCATCGGGGCTGGCATCAGTGGGGGATGCAGCGGGTACTCGGGCGCGCATCTGTTTTCCTGGGGCGTACGGATCCTGCCTTACCTCGATCAGGCAAACATTTATAACAATCTTAACTTTTCCGGCTCTACTCCATTCGTACCAGCAAACTTCAGTTCCAGTACCTGCCTCGTTCCCGTCCAGCCCTTCCTCTGCCCCAGCAATCCACAACCTGACGTCATCGTCAATAAAGCAGGCGCATTCGCCGGCGCGCTACCGGATGGTATGGGGAGAACCGATATGGGAGGCGTTGCTGATTCGATCAGCTGGAAATGCAACAGTGGCTCCGGAGTGCGTCCCACTTCAGTAGGAAATGGCGTCCTGTTTGCCATCTCGCGAGTGAAAATGCGCGACATCATTGACGGTGCCAGCAACACACTCATGGTCGGAGAAATTACAGGTTCTCTCGCCTCCTCAGGTCTGAATGGAAATTCTTATACAGGCTATGACGTCTTTGATACCAGTAACGGTATCAATAGCATCGACACTGTCCCCGGAGGCGGTACCTTTGCTTTTCGGCCCCAGGGATTCTCCAGCTTTCACGTCGGTGGAGCACATTTTGTACTCGGCGATGGCTCAGTCCGCTTTCTGTCGGAAAACATTGACCAGGGCACACTCTCCGCAATTACCACCCGCAATGGACGTGAAGTCGTAGGCGAATTTTAA
- a CDS encoding FadR/GntR family transcriptional regulator, giving the protein MEVSRDDITVPTTEARTLSAEVADHLCERIRSKRLAPGDRLGTEAELADQFGVSRTVVREAVGSLRGLGVVIGRQGRGLCVAEADNFSDVLRKALVPQVASPHGWRELQQLRAVIEIGSIALAVDLITTEEIIRLQTIVSEMKRVMKKIKLDPKGASKAYKEMDCLFHQTILAASHGNFVKQFHGVLLDYFHAGDLYGQAPTMRGLRQHELIANAIADRDTDQATMHLTDHLKPQLKAPTQQ; this is encoded by the coding sequence ATGGAAGTATCGCGTGACGATATCACAGTTCCTACAACGGAAGCCCGAACATTGAGTGCCGAAGTCGCAGACCATCTTTGTGAACGTATTCGCAGCAAACGCCTGGCTCCCGGCGATCGACTGGGAACCGAAGCAGAACTGGCAGACCAGTTTGGCGTTTCGCGAACGGTTGTTCGTGAAGCCGTCGGTTCTCTTAGAGGGCTGGGAGTAGTGATTGGTCGACAGGGACGCGGACTCTGTGTAGCGGAAGCGGACAATTTTTCTGATGTACTCAGAAAAGCCCTGGTCCCCCAGGTCGCCAGCCCCCACGGTTGGCGGGAATTACAACAGTTACGTGCCGTGATTGAAATTGGTTCCATTGCCTTGGCAGTCGATCTGATCACGACAGAAGAAATCATCCGCCTGCAGACAATCGTCTCCGAAATGAAACGCGTGATGAAAAAAATAAAACTGGATCCCAAGGGAGCCAGTAAAGCATACAAAGAGATGGACTGCCTGTTTCACCAGACAATTCTGGCAGCCTCTCACGGCAACTTTGTCAAACAGTTTCATGGCGTGCTGCTGGATTACTTTCATGCCGGTGACCTGTATGGTCAGGCTCCCACAATGAGAGGGCTCCGGCAACACGAATTGATCGCCAACGCAATTGCCGACCGGGACACCGATCAGGCAACCATGCATCTGACCGACCACCTGAAACCGCAGTTAAAAGCACCAACCCAACAATAA
- a CDS encoding threonine synthase — protein sequence MGSAYFTLGEGHTPLIKSRRIGPDAGLDHLYFKLETVNPTGSYKDRFAAAAVTDMLSQGKKRVVTCSSGNAGSALAAYCAAAGMDCQVAVFIGAPENKLKQMLAYGATVWRIEGFGADPEISGKVFKYLKHLGAAADTELQVSSYQFNPIGMAGVESIGRELVSQISDERGGIDHLFCCAGGGGLLLAVYRGFQTACQAGQIKRLPAFHCVQPAGNNTIAGPLLAGTDRAQTCRSTTKIGGLQVASVLDGNDVIAACRYTGGSGYLVEDEFVYEVQALLARQEGIFCEPAAAVSMAGILQAAAERKITSKETVVCVITGSGFKDQESVDRMLAGTTSPVISLAEFIDQTA from the coding sequence ATGGGGTCAGCGTATTTCACGCTGGGAGAGGGGCATACTCCTTTAATTAAATCACGTCGAATCGGTCCCGACGCGGGGCTTGATCATTTATATTTCAAACTGGAAACGGTGAATCCCACCGGTTCCTATAAAGATCGCTTTGCTGCTGCAGCTGTCACGGACATGCTGTCACAGGGGAAGAAAAGGGTGGTGACCTGTTCGAGTGGAAACGCGGGTTCCGCCCTGGCGGCTTACTGTGCTGCCGCGGGAATGGATTGCCAGGTTGCGGTATTTATCGGTGCTCCTGAAAACAAGCTGAAACAGATGCTGGCTTATGGGGCGACCGTGTGGCGGATTGAGGGGTTTGGTGCCGATCCGGAAATCTCGGGAAAGGTGTTCAAGTATCTGAAACATCTGGGGGCCGCCGCCGACACAGAGTTACAGGTCAGCAGCTACCAGTTCAATCCCATCGGGATGGCAGGGGTCGAATCAATTGGTCGCGAACTGGTTAGCCAGATCTCTGATGAGCGAGGGGGGATCGATCATCTGTTCTGCTGTGCCGGAGGGGGAGGGCTGTTGCTGGCCGTCTATCGTGGATTTCAGACTGCTTGTCAGGCAGGGCAAATCAAACGACTGCCAGCATTTCATTGTGTGCAACCGGCGGGAAACAATACGATCGCCGGTCCGTTACTGGCAGGGACCGATCGTGCCCAGACCTGTCGGAGTACGACGAAAATTGGGGGACTGCAGGTGGCCAGTGTGTTGGATGGGAACGATGTGATTGCTGCCTGCCGGTATACCGGTGGCAGTGGGTATCTGGTGGAAGACGAATTTGTATATGAGGTCCAGGCGTTGCTCGCGCGTCAGGAGGGTATTTTCTGTGAACCTGCTGCCGCTGTTTCGATGGCAGGCATCTTACAGGCAGCCGCCGAACGTAAAATTACAAGTAAAGAGACCGTTGTCTGTGTGATTACGGGCAGCGGGTTCAAGGATCAGGAATCGGTTGATCGCATGTTAGCTGGCACGACCAGTCCCGTGATCTCCTTAGCTGAATTTATCGATCAGACGGCTTGA
- a CDS encoding dihydrodipicolinate synthase family protein, protein MTHSLKMITALGTPLTAEEDLHPAGLEAQIQDQLTHGINGFLVAGTMGLMQLLKDSTYRELVERSVQFNAGHAELLVGVGDTSFVRTRERIRMVEDFAIDGIVVISPYFLKYSQSDLVDYFETLADLSSRPVFLYDLPQTTGTKLEVDTVLQLAKHPNIRGIKCSDHFTTIRPVIDAVGEEFRVIVAQPNLMDVLLQAGVREHLDGIYIVVPEWIEAMVEATLVKDWNRLALVQQDLSALLKLLTTFSTPLFSTVTTLMNERGIPGNFAPQPMRPVTAAEREQLLAHPLVQKVLTGKPITSVEA, encoded by the coding sequence ATGACTCACTCGTTGAAAATGATTACCGCTTTGGGAACTCCACTGACAGCGGAAGAAGATCTGCATCCAGCCGGCCTGGAAGCACAGATTCAGGACCAGCTGACGCATGGCATCAATGGCTTTCTGGTCGCAGGAACGATGGGGCTGATGCAGCTACTGAAAGATTCAACTTACCGTGAGCTGGTAGAGCGGAGCGTACAATTCAATGCGGGACATGCTGAGCTGCTGGTGGGAGTAGGAGATACGAGTTTTGTGCGAACGCGTGAGCGGATTCGCATGGTAGAAGATTTTGCCATTGATGGTATCGTGGTGATCTCTCCTTACTTCCTCAAGTACAGTCAGAGTGACCTGGTTGATTACTTTGAGACGCTCGCCGACCTGAGTTCCCGGCCCGTGTTCCTCTACGATCTGCCGCAGACGACCGGTACAAAACTGGAAGTCGATACCGTTCTGCAGCTGGCAAAACATCCCAATATTCGGGGGATTAAATGTTCGGATCATTTCACGACGATTCGTCCTGTCATCGATGCGGTGGGTGAAGAGTTCCGCGTCATTGTCGCACAGCCCAATCTGATGGATGTCCTGTTGCAGGCAGGAGTACGCGAACATCTGGATGGAATTTATATTGTGGTGCCGGAATGGATTGAAGCAATGGTGGAAGCGACTCTGGTGAAAGACTGGAATCGGCTGGCGCTGGTGCAACAGGATCTATCGGCATTACTGAAATTGCTGACAACGTTCTCTACCCCGCTGTTTTCGACGGTCACAACACTGATGAACGAGCGAGGGATCCCCGGCAACTTTGCTCCGCAGCCAATGCGACCTGTGACTGCAGCAGAGCGGGAGCAGCTCCTCGCCCATCCACTGGTACAAAAAGTACTCACAGGCAAGCCGATCACATCTGTCGAAGCGTAA
- a CDS encoding neutral/alkaline non-lysosomal ceramidase N-terminal domain-containing protein: MKRLTTNLKSTNRLALLFCLLTVSLFHSGQSAVHAETEWKAGIAKAVITPQTGVWLAGYGSKRLPDGKLHDIWMKALALEDDKGHRAVLITSDFQGVPRSMSDRVFAEIKQKFQLERHQIMFTFSHNHCGPRLGDDLYDYYPVDPMQVKLVNEYTDRMVVKTVQMIGESLKNLAPARLQMGNGHTTFAVNRRNNREADIPSLLKAGKELVGPVDHAVPVMTVTRPDGKLDAVLFGYACHPTTLSFTKVCGDYPGFAQLELEQKHPGVTAMFVNTCGGDQNPLPRRKVELCEKYGHMLAVAVEEVLQKPLEPISDGLSTAFEYVELPYLKTVTRADLEADLQSSSAIKKRWAERLLKKLDSGEKFPSSYPYPLHAWRLGSNMLMIGMGAETVVDYALKFKREFGPGTWVCGYADDMISYIPSRRVWLEGGYEGGYNLYEYGRPAYRWGPDTETLISNSVDKLVKQVERKSD, translated from the coding sequence ATGAAAAGATTGACGACTAACCTGAAGTCAACCAACAGACTCGCACTCTTGTTCTGCCTGTTGACCGTTAGCCTTTTTCATTCTGGACAGTCTGCAGTCCATGCTGAAACAGAGTGGAAAGCAGGGATCGCCAAGGCAGTCATCACCCCCCAAACCGGTGTCTGGCTCGCAGGCTACGGGTCCAAGCGACTGCCTGATGGAAAGCTGCATGATATCTGGATGAAAGCGCTGGCCCTCGAAGATGATAAAGGTCATCGTGCCGTGCTGATCACCAGCGATTTCCAGGGGGTCCCCCGCAGCATGAGCGACCGCGTCTTCGCTGAGATCAAACAGAAATTTCAGCTCGAACGCCATCAGATCATGTTTACCTTCTCGCATAATCATTGTGGACCAAGACTCGGTGATGACCTTTACGATTACTATCCTGTCGATCCGATGCAGGTCAAACTGGTGAATGAATACACTGACCGCATGGTTGTTAAAACCGTACAGATGATTGGAGAGTCACTGAAAAACCTCGCCCCTGCTCGACTGCAGATGGGCAATGGTCACACCACCTTTGCCGTCAACCGTCGCAATAATCGTGAAGCCGATATCCCCAGTCTCCTCAAAGCGGGAAAGGAACTGGTCGGACCGGTTGATCATGCTGTACCTGTCATGACTGTCACACGCCCCGATGGCAAGCTGGATGCAGTCCTGTTTGGATATGCCTGTCATCCCACGACACTCAGCTTTACTAAAGTCTGCGGCGACTATCCCGGCTTTGCTCAGCTGGAACTCGAACAGAAACATCCCGGTGTTACCGCCATGTTTGTCAACACCTGTGGTGGCGACCAGAATCCGCTTCCCCGTCGCAAAGTCGAACTCTGCGAAAAATATGGCCACATGCTGGCTGTCGCCGTTGAAGAAGTTTTGCAGAAACCACTCGAGCCCATCTCCGATGGATTATCGACCGCGTTTGAATATGTTGAACTTCCCTATCTGAAAACCGTCACGCGTGCTGATCTGGAAGCTGACCTTCAAAGCAGCAGTGCCATCAAAAAGCGCTGGGCCGAACGACTGCTGAAAAAACTTGACTCCGGAGAAAAATTTCCATCGAGCTATCCCTATCCGCTGCATGCCTGGCGACTGGGCAGCAACATGCTGATGATCGGCATGGGGGCGGAAACCGTCGTTGACTATGCCTTGAAATTCAAACGCGAATTCGGGCCGGGTACCTGGGTCTGTGGTTATGCGGATGACATGATCTCCTACATCCCCTCCAGACGAGTCTGGCTCGAAGGAGGTTATGAGGGAGGTTATAACCTGTATGAATACGGTCGCCCGGCTTATCGCTGGGGACCGGATACAGAAACCCTGATCTCAAATTCCGTCGACAAACTCGTCAAACAGGTTGAACGTAAATCTGACTGA
- a CDS encoding DUF1559 family PulG-like putative transporter, translating to MRSKNVSHKRGFTLIELLVVIAIIAILIALLLPAVQQAREAARRSTCKNNLKQIGLALHNYHDSHRTFPPGAVWYGVGVAPENGRDALWGTTWVVQVLPFMDQGPLYNNYNMSLPARSANSNTGSSVLRAIIPSLKCPSQTKVDRSRLTQDHDGFSRITYAAAVGSGSALTRSDHNNTRRGMFSAVGQYGAKIRDVEDGTSNTIMLGEIVVGTATSDDKGAWGWCTGALFAGRNSNGILTPNAQVYDRTPYASNNTSDNDFNRRNNPDDTNAGSGQAARSSHVGGVHFTMADGAVRFISENVDQTTYLNLLSIGDGNVIGEF from the coding sequence ATGAGATCGAAGAACGTCTCACACAAGCGAGGTTTTACATTAATTGAATTGCTGGTGGTGATTGCCATCATTGCGATTCTGATTGCTCTGTTACTTCCCGCTGTGCAACAGGCACGAGAAGCAGCTCGTCGCAGTACCTGTAAAAACAATCTGAAACAGATTGGTCTGGCATTACATAACTATCATGATTCACACCGTACTTTTCCTCCTGGCGCTGTCTGGTATGGTGTTGGTGTTGCTCCTGAAAATGGACGGGATGCACTCTGGGGAACCACTTGGGTTGTACAGGTTTTACCCTTCATGGATCAGGGTCCCTTGTATAATAACTACAATATGAGCTTGCCTGCCCGCAGTGCGAATTCTAATACTGGCTCCAGTGTTTTACGGGCCATCATCCCCAGTTTAAAGTGTCCCTCGCAGACAAAAGTGGACCGTAGCCGTTTGACTCAGGATCATGACGGGTTTTCAAGAATTACCTACGCCGCTGCTGTTGGATCAGGTTCTGCATTGACCAGATCTGATCATAACAATACTCGTCGCGGAATGTTCAGCGCGGTGGGTCAATACGGCGCAAAAATTCGTGATGTCGAAGATGGAACTTCAAATACGATTATGTTGGGGGAAATCGTGGTGGGGACAGCCACTTCAGATGATAAGGGAGCCTGGGGCTGGTGTACTGGAGCTTTGTTTGCCGGACGGAATTCTAACGGGATCCTGACTCCGAATGCACAGGTTTATGATCGGACTCCGTATGCCTCAAATAATACTTCCGATAACGATTTCAACCGTCGAAATAATCCAGATGATACAAATGCAGGTTCTGGTCAGGCAGCCCGCAGTTCTCATGTGGGAGGCGTGCACTTCACCATGGCTGATGGAGCGGTACGATTCATCTCCGAAAATGTGGATCAAACCACTTATCTCAACCTGTTGTCGATTGGTGATGGCAATGTGATTGGTGAATTTTAA
- a CDS encoding outer membrane protein assembly factor BamB family protein, protein MKLLSSFAFLIISCAFSTPASADWPQFRGDAARSGYTEAPLPNRMELQWTFRTKHAPAPAWPTHTRIKFDEVFQPIIVDQTVLFGSSADDQLYALDLKTGELKWKFFTEGPIRFAPAAWKDRVFVASDDGCLYALAIKDGSLLWKKQGGPQRKFIMGNDRLISHWPARGGPAVVGDQVYFAAGVWPSDGVYLYALDAATGDVIWDNQNSGQMLMNQPHGGASAKSGVSSQGYLAASEDQIFMPTGRAVPAAFERATGKFQYYHLQKNQQRGGADVVLADQFFCNAGCLYDQTNGNLTQQTGTGPMVATPKGILRGSGQSLIYSEWSDTTARDRKGQPITVRQLKEKRLIPLDYEITDLIIAGNDAYCGSHNKVTGVDYKAQANSWWSHDIKGTVRGLAASDDCLVVSTDQGVISCFANAEPNHKKTGKRPFREMPFSVRQIYSTAAQEICDKTDVKSGICIDLNADDAYLAAALARISTFQIYVVMKDAEHAATARQFLHDAGLYGSRVVVHVADSEQLPYSKHFANLVICSASLYRDMTPQLLSEARRIQRPYGGQFCRGPVRKMQVETKADLQGAGSWTHQYSNSTNTVNSDDEIVKGPLKMYWYRDMDFQIPNRHGQGPAPLVNRGVMVVGGLHGLCGLDAYNGHTLWKYRLKNNLTDMNGIHHDLSTAEVGSNFCLGGDDVFVSKDDVCHQINLKTGKLVRKLSTPVSRDDPNQNWGYLGYHDGVVYGSVSNDAHYTSPRYKGLKLRNESVLFFAMDANTGTLLWTYQPEYSIRNNAITIGNNSVYLVDREIAKADHIKEARRNGRPNPPSPEDALRKGKLKAFQAKTGMDLWHDDQEIFGTQLALSEDHEILLMFYQGIRHNFFQLPSEVGGRMAAIDAKTGKRIWDIKAEYQSHPVINGDKIYAQGGAWNLKTGKPIDFQFDRSYGCGQISASKHMMVFRSATLGYLDLTRKAGVENFGGIRLGCYINAIPAGGLVLVPDGSSQCNCSYQMQAWFALEGSE, encoded by the coding sequence ATGAAACTCCTGTCTTCATTCGCATTCCTGATCATCAGTTGTGCTTTCTCAACACCTGCGTCAGCAGACTGGCCGCAATTTCGGGGAGACGCTGCCCGCAGTGGATACACCGAAGCCCCCCTGCCCAACCGCATGGAACTGCAGTGGACGTTTCGGACAAAACACGCTCCCGCTCCCGCCTGGCCGACTCACACCCGCATCAAGTTTGATGAAGTTTTTCAGCCCATCATTGTCGATCAGACGGTGCTGTTCGGCAGTTCGGCTGATGACCAGCTTTATGCCCTGGATCTGAAAACGGGAGAACTGAAATGGAAATTCTTCACCGAAGGGCCGATCCGTTTTGCACCGGCGGCCTGGAAAGACCGCGTGTTTGTCGCCAGCGATGATGGCTGTCTGTACGCGCTGGCCATCAAAGATGGTTCCCTGCTCTGGAAAAAACAGGGGGGACCGCAACGCAAATTCATCATGGGCAACGACCGGCTCATCTCACACTGGCCCGCAAGAGGCGGCCCGGCAGTGGTCGGCGATCAGGTCTATTTCGCCGCAGGCGTCTGGCCTTCGGATGGCGTTTACCTTTATGCCCTCGATGCTGCAACGGGCGACGTGATCTGGGACAATCAGAATTCCGGTCAAATGCTGATGAATCAACCCCATGGCGGCGCGAGTGCGAAAAGCGGCGTCTCTTCTCAGGGTTATCTGGCTGCCAGCGAAGACCAGATTTTCATGCCCACCGGACGCGCAGTTCCCGCGGCTTTCGAACGGGCGACCGGGAAGTTTCAATATTATCACCTGCAGAAAAATCAGCAGCGCGGCGGTGCCGATGTGGTACTGGCAGATCAGTTTTTCTGTAATGCCGGTTGTCTCTACGATCAGACAAACGGCAACCTGACACAACAAACGGGAACCGGCCCGATGGTCGCCACGCCGAAAGGAATTCTACGAGGCAGCGGTCAGTCTCTGATTTACAGCGAATGGTCGGACACAACTGCCCGCGACCGGAAAGGGCAACCGATTACCGTCAGACAGCTCAAGGAAAAACGCCTGATCCCGCTGGATTATGAAATCACCGATCTGATCATCGCCGGCAACGACGCGTACTGCGGCTCTCACAACAAAGTGACCGGCGTCGATTATAAAGCGCAGGCCAACTCCTGGTGGTCGCATGATATCAAAGGGACTGTCCGCGGCCTGGCGGCCTCCGATGATTGCCTCGTCGTCAGCACCGATCAGGGCGTCATCAGCTGCTTTGCGAATGCTGAACCCAATCACAAGAAGACTGGAAAACGTCCCTTCAGGGAGATGCCGTTTTCCGTCAGGCAGATTTATTCCACTGCCGCACAAGAAATCTGCGACAAAACCGATGTCAAATCCGGAATCTGCATCGATCTGAATGCGGACGATGCGTACCTCGCAGCCGCGCTGGCCCGGATTTCGACTTTCCAGATATATGTCGTCATGAAAGACGCGGAACATGCCGCTACTGCGCGTCAATTTCTACATGATGCAGGTTTATATGGTTCACGGGTTGTCGTGCATGTCGCTGATTCAGAGCAGCTTCCCTATTCCAAACACTTTGCGAACCTGGTGATCTGCTCTGCTTCACTCTACCGGGATATGACCCCGCAACTTTTAAGCGAAGCCCGACGCATCCAGCGTCCTTATGGCGGTCAGTTTTGCAGGGGACCGGTCAGGAAAATGCAGGTGGAAACCAAAGCCGACCTGCAAGGGGCCGGAAGTTGGACGCACCAGTATTCAAATTCAACAAACACCGTGAACTCGGATGATGAAATCGTCAAAGGGCCGCTCAAAATGTACTGGTATCGAGACATGGATTTCCAGATTCCCAATCGTCACGGTCAGGGTCCCGCGCCGCTGGTGAATCGGGGCGTGATGGTGGTCGGCGGTCTGCATGGTTTATGTGGGCTGGATGCTTACAACGGGCATACGCTCTGGAAATACAGACTCAAAAACAATCTCACCGATATGAATGGCATTCACCATGATCTCAGCACCGCGGAAGTCGGCAGCAACTTTTGCCTGGGCGGCGATGATGTCTTTGTCAGCAAAGACGACGTTTGTCACCAGATCAATTTGAAAACCGGCAAACTGGTACGGAAGCTGTCCACGCCCGTCAGCCGCGACGATCCGAATCAGAACTGGGGGTATCTCGGTTATCATGACGGCGTGGTATATGGCTCTGTGAGTAACGACGCGCATTATACCAGCCCCCGTTACAAAGGACTGAAGCTGCGAAATGAATCGGTGCTGTTTTTTGCGATGGATGCAAATACGGGTACTCTACTCTGGACCTATCAGCCGGAATATTCGATCCGCAACAACGCGATTACGATTGGCAATAACAGCGTGTATCTGGTCGACCGTGAGATTGCCAAAGCCGACCACATTAAAGAAGCACGGCGGAACGGCCGCCCCAATCCCCCGTCTCCGGAAGACGCGTTGCGCAAAGGAAAACTGAAAGCGTTCCAGGCCAAGACCGGCATGGATCTCTGGCACGACGATCAGGAAATTTTCGGGACACAGCTGGCGCTTTCCGAAGACCACGAGATCCTGCTGATGTTTTATCAGGGAATCCGGCATAATTTTTTCCAGCTCCCCTCTGAAGTTGGCGGGCGCATGGCGGCCATCGATGCGAAGACCGGCAAGCGGATCTGGGATATCAAAGCCGAGTATCAGTCGCACCCTGTCATCAACGGCGACAAGATCTATGCCCAGGGGGGTGCCTGGAATTTAAAAACCGGCAAACCCATCGATTTCCAATTCGACCGCTCCTACGGCTGCGGACAGATTTCCGCCAGTAAACACATGATGGTCTTTCGCTCGGCGACACTCGGTTATTTGGATCTGACCCGTAAAGCCGGCGTCGAAAACTTTGGTGGCATCCGCCTGGGCTGTTACATCAACGCGATCCCCGCCGGCGGTCTGGTGCTGGTTCCCGATGGTTCGTCTCAGTGTAACTGTTCGTATCAAATGCAGGCGTGGTTCGCTCTGGAGGGAAGCGAGTGA
- a CDS encoding IS4 family transposase, giving the protein MKQSPEQILEFDRAFEQLKDLVDLRQADQLHPRRPNAIYTACVVLWMLIFQRLKPDASLEAAVKHLIENQPDYLPENKRLSQGTLSSNSAAYSRARSELPLDVVKWFSNEITRAIVGQSETLLDGRQIFLLDGTTITLAPEKELQTKFPPASNQHGESVWPVVNLTVFHELSSGCALLPQLGAMYGPEAVSETELARNGMHCLPDESIIMADAGFGIFGVAYQAQLLGHDFFLRMKKLNFESLRAKAKLVSQSPKHKTYQHQWTPTPKNRKTQPGLPRDASLAVVLHEIIVNETLTLYCVTSLPQDAATLGNLYNQRVNVEVDIRNLKVVLDTENIRAKKVDTFLKELYTSVVAYNLVGQFRRQAAELNQVAPRRMSFKRTWTTFQTFLLKHLHTEPESWRESFERALFYATKDKLPNRAASRSVKRECYAKRSKRDHFEKRKKPPEKLKHTDLK; this is encoded by the coding sequence GTGAAACAATCACCGGAACAGATTCTTGAATTCGATCGTGCCTTCGAACAACTTAAAGATTTGGTGGACTTACGCCAAGCCGATCAGCTGCATCCCAGGCGACCCAATGCAATCTATACCGCCTGTGTTGTGCTGTGGATGCTGATTTTTCAACGCCTCAAACCAGATGCCTCACTCGAAGCGGCGGTGAAGCATCTGATTGAAAATCAACCTGACTACCTTCCTGAAAACAAACGATTAAGCCAGGGTACACTCTCGTCCAACAGTGCAGCATACAGCCGGGCTCGCAGCGAACTGCCGTTGGATGTTGTGAAATGGTTTTCCAATGAAATCACTCGTGCCATCGTCGGGCAATCTGAAACCCTGCTGGACGGTCGTCAAATATTTTTACTCGATGGAACCACGATCACATTAGCACCGGAAAAAGAATTACAAACGAAATTTCCGCCCGCCTCAAATCAGCACGGTGAAAGTGTCTGGCCTGTTGTCAATCTGACCGTTTTTCACGAACTCAGTAGTGGATGTGCCTTGCTGCCACAGCTGGGGGCCATGTATGGACCTGAAGCGGTTTCCGAAACGGAACTTGCCCGAAATGGCATGCACTGCCTGCCAGACGAATCGATCATCATGGCTGATGCAGGATTTGGGATCTTTGGCGTTGCTTACCAGGCACAACTCCTGGGGCATGATTTTTTTCTACGCATGAAGAAGTTAAACTTTGAGTCACTTCGAGCCAAAGCAAAACTCGTATCGCAAAGCCCAAAACATAAGACCTACCAACACCAGTGGACTCCGACCCCCAAAAACCGTAAAACACAACCCGGGCTCCCCAGGGACGCTTCGCTGGCTGTTGTTTTGCACGAAATCATCGTCAATGAAACCTTGACGCTGTATTGCGTTACCAGCCTGCCGCAAGACGCTGCCACCCTGGGCAACCTCTACAATCAAAGGGTCAATGTCGAAGTTGATATTCGTAACTTGAAGGTCGTATTGGACACCGAGAACATTCGCGCCAAGAAGGTAGACACGTTTTTGAAAGAGCTGTATACGTCAGTGGTCGCCTACAATTTAGTTGGTCAATTCCGCAGACAGGCGGCTGAACTGAATCAGGTTGCTCCGCGGCGGATGAGCTTTAAGCGAACCTGGACAACATTCCAAACGTTCCTGTTGAAGCACCTGCACACTGAGCCAGAATCATGGCGTGAATCCTTCGAGCGAGCACTGTTCTACGCGACCAAAGATAAACTACCCAATCGCGCTGCCAGCCGAAGCGTAAAAAGAGAATGCTACGCCAAACGTTCAAAGAGAGACCATTTCGAAAAAAGAAAAAAGCCCCCAGAGAAATTGAAACACACTGATCTAAAGTAA